In a genomic window of Bradyrhizobium sp. LLZ17:
- a CDS encoding amidohydrolase produces MTLPACPKIDCHIHVVDPVRFPYGADTPYRPTGQEIAPAAQLIRVFDAFDVRHALVVATNTGYGSDSRILLDTLRQGGGRFRGVAVVENDVELEELERLKVAGVIGVAFNVPFHGAEYYLKAAPLLEKLTRLGLFLQIQVEIDQLIPLLPLIEKSPVRLVFDHCGRPSIAQGLQGKAFQTLLAIGRERDAHVKLSGHYKFSQQPHPYEDARPFIAALVEAFTLDRCVWGSDYPFLRAPERLDYGPLLAVLTELFPDPGDQHRLLWRTPARLLGFDGGTDRTR; encoded by the coding sequence ATGACCTTGCCGGCGTGCCCCAAGATCGACTGTCATATCCATGTCGTCGATCCCGTCCGCTTTCCGTATGGTGCCGATACGCCCTACCGGCCGACCGGCCAGGAGATCGCGCCCGCCGCGCAGCTCATTCGCGTGTTCGACGCGTTCGATGTCCGCCACGCGCTCGTGGTGGCCACCAACACCGGCTATGGCAGCGACAGCCGCATCCTGCTCGACACCTTGAGGCAGGGTGGCGGCCGTTTCAGGGGCGTCGCCGTCGTCGAGAACGACGTCGAGCTTGAAGAGCTCGAGCGGCTGAAAGTCGCCGGCGTGATCGGCGTCGCCTTCAACGTGCCGTTCCATGGCGCCGAATATTATCTCAAGGCAGCGCCGCTGCTGGAGAAGCTGACGCGCCTCGGACTGTTCCTGCAAATCCAGGTCGAGATCGATCAGCTCATCCCGCTGTTGCCGCTCATCGAAAAATCACCGGTGCGTCTGGTGTTCGACCATTGCGGACGCCCCTCGATTGCGCAGGGATTGCAAGGCAAGGCCTTCCAGACGCTGCTCGCCATCGGCCGTGAGCGCGACGCGCACGTCAAGCTCTCCGGCCATTACAAATTCTCGCAGCAGCCGCATCCTTACGAGGACGCCCGGCCGTTCATCGCCGCGCTCGTCGAAGCCTTCACGCTCGACCGATGCGTCTGGGGATCGGACTACCCGTTCCTGCGCGCGCCCGAACGGCTCGATTACGGGCCGCTGCTCGCGGTCCTGACGGAGCTGTTTCCGGATCCCGGCGACCAGCATCGGCTGCTGTGGCGAACGCCGGCAAGGCTGCTCGGCTTCGACGGCGGTACGGACCGGACAAGATAA
- a CDS encoding shikimate dehydrogenase has translation MSQADGFGLAGVIGMPVGHSRSPVIHNYWLKAHGIRGSYVPLAVKPERLEDALDGLIALGFRGCNVTMPHKQTVMTLLDRVNETAKRIGAVNTIVVEADGTLSGFNNDGNGFVQSLRDARADWRGDAGPILLLGAGGASRAVVVALLENGAREIRIANRTPEKAQALAKDFGAAVSTVAWNNRGATLADVALLVNCTDRGMVGKDALEIDLSRLRPATLVADLIYTPLETPFLAEARARGCVTVNGLGLLLNQARLAFKAWFGVMPDVTPELITTIEATF, from the coding sequence ATGTCGCAGGCGGATGGATTCGGGCTGGCAGGTGTCATCGGCATGCCGGTCGGGCATTCGCGCTCGCCGGTCATTCACAATTATTGGCTGAAGGCGCATGGCATTCGCGGCAGCTATGTGCCGCTCGCAGTGAAACCTGAGCGGCTCGAGGATGCGCTCGACGGGCTGATTGCGCTTGGCTTTCGCGGCTGCAACGTCACCATGCCGCACAAGCAGACGGTGATGACACTGCTCGACCGCGTCAACGAAACCGCAAAACGCATCGGCGCCGTCAACACCATCGTCGTCGAAGCGGACGGCACGCTTTCCGGCTTCAACAATGATGGCAACGGCTTTGTGCAGAGCCTGCGCGACGCCAGGGCCGACTGGCGCGGCGATGCGGGGCCGATCCTGCTGTTGGGAGCCGGCGGCGCGTCGCGTGCCGTGGTCGTGGCGCTGCTGGAGAACGGCGCGCGCGAGATCCGTATCGCCAACCGTACGCCTGAGAAGGCGCAGGCGCTCGCCAAGGACTTCGGCGCGGCCGTCAGCACGGTGGCTTGGAACAATCGCGGCGCCACACTCGCGGACGTCGCGCTGCTCGTCAACTGCACCGATCGCGGCATGGTCGGCAAGGACGCGCTGGAGATCGACCTGTCGCGCTTGCGGCCTGCGACACTCGTGGCTGATCTCATCTACACCCCACTCGAGACGCCGTTCCTGGCCGAGGCCCGTGCGCGCGGTTGCGTGACGGTGAACGGGCTCGGCCTGCTGCTCAACCAGGCGCGGCTCGCCTTCAAGGCCTGGTTCGGCGTTATGCCGGACGTGACGCCCGAGCTGATCACGACGATCGAGGCAACGTTCTGA
- a CDS encoding DUF2282 domain-containing protein, with protein MSAKLAVTTLVLAGAMSTALATLAAAAPLTKAEADAAVAAKKEKCFGVALKGQNDCAAGPGTTCQGTSTTDFQGNAWKFVQGGTCASIDLPNGKKGSLKPV; from the coding sequence ATGTCTGCCAAACTTGCCGTCACCACGCTCGTTCTCGCCGGCGCCATGTCGACCGCGCTCGCAACGCTCGCCGCCGCCGCTCCGCTGACCAAGGCGGAGGCCGATGCGGCCGTCGCCGCCAAGAAGGAAAAATGCTTCGGCGTCGCGTTGAAGGGCCAGAACGATTGCGCTGCAGGACCGGGCACGACCTGCCAGGGCACCTCGACCACCGATTTCCAGGGCAATGCGTGGAAGTTCGTCCAGGGCGGCACCTGCGCCAGCATCGATCTGCCGAACGGCAAGAAGGGCTCGCTCAAGCCGGTGTAA
- a CDS encoding DUF692 family multinuclear iron-containing protein codes for MTIAPDAFVMPLRYSVPIGGVAGTSFKPEHLQAILSAGRQRGFFEVHAENYMGAGGPPHRALEAIRRDHPLSLHGVCMSIGGPQPLDKAHLARFRSLVARYQPALVSEHLAWSTHETSFFNDLLPLPYTEATLRNVCDHIDQVQEAIRRPLLLENPSTYVAFRESSMSETAFIGAVAERTGCGLLLDVNNVFVSATNHGFSALEYLADFPLSRVGEIHLAGHAEQTDDDGDLLLIDSHDGPVADAVWKLYEIVIRRCGPVPTLIEWDSNIPDWPVLQAEAAAAQVILDRYGRAAPTGDRDAA; via the coding sequence ATGACAATCGCGCCCGACGCGTTCGTGATGCCCCTCCGCTATTCCGTCCCGATCGGCGGCGTTGCCGGAACGAGCTTCAAGCCCGAGCACCTGCAGGCGATCCTGAGCGCAGGCCGGCAACGCGGCTTTTTCGAGGTTCACGCGGAGAACTACATGGGCGCGGGCGGGCCGCCGCATCGGGCGCTGGAGGCGATCCGCCGCGATCACCCGCTGTCGCTGCATGGCGTCTGCATGTCGATCGGCGGACCGCAGCCGCTCGACAAGGCGCACCTGGCCCGATTCCGCAGCCTGGTCGCGCGCTACCAGCCGGCGCTGGTGTCCGAACATCTCGCCTGGTCGACACACGAGACCAGCTTCTTCAACGACCTTCTGCCGCTGCCATACACAGAGGCGACGTTGCGCAATGTGTGCGATCATATCGACCAGGTGCAGGAGGCGATCCGCCGGCCGCTGCTGCTGGAAAACCCCTCCACCTATGTCGCCTTCCGCGAATCATCGATGAGCGAGACCGCCTTCATCGGCGCCGTTGCCGAACGCACCGGCTGCGGGCTGCTGCTCGACGTCAACAACGTCTTCGTGTCCGCGACCAATCATGGTTTCTCGGCACTCGAGTATCTCGCGGACTTCCCGCTCTCGCGCGTCGGGGAAATTCATCTCGCCGGTCACGCCGAGCAAACCGACGACGACGGCGATCTGCTGCTGATCGACAGCCATGACGGCCCGGTCGCGGACGCCGTGTGGAAGCTGTACGAGATCGTCATCCGGCGCTGCGGTCCGGTGCCGACGCTGATCGAGTGGGACAGCAATATCCCGGATTGGCCGGTCCTGCAGGCCGAGGCTGCCGCCGCGCAAGTCATCCTCGATCGCTATGGTCGAGCCGCACCGACGGGAGATCGCGATGCCGCCTGA
- a CDS encoding DoxX family protein has translation MITDQRLAAGGMPTLGLLIEKADHLVQTIASPSIVQLVLRVALAVPFWRSGILKWGGFLRLNDTAVTLFTDEFMLHLPGGPYHYPAPTVMAFLSGCGEITFPILLVLGLGTRFAALGLLFMTAIVELTVPDGWPVHITWAAMALGIMAYGSGRVSLDHLIGRALGHAAEMR, from the coding sequence ATGATCACGGACCAACGCCTGGCGGCCGGCGGGATGCCGACACTCGGGTTGCTCATCGAGAAGGCCGATCATCTGGTGCAGACCATCGCGTCGCCGTCGATCGTCCAACTGGTGCTGCGCGTCGCGCTTGCCGTGCCGTTCTGGCGCTCCGGCATTCTCAAATGGGGCGGCTTCCTGAGGCTCAACGACACCGCGGTGACGCTGTTCACGGACGAATTCATGCTGCATCTGCCGGGCGGCCCCTATCACTATCCGGCGCCGACGGTGATGGCGTTCCTGTCAGGGTGCGGCGAGATCACCTTCCCGATCCTGCTGGTGCTGGGTCTCGGCACGCGGTTCGCTGCGCTCGGACTGTTGTTCATGACGGCGATCGTCGAGCTCACCGTGCCCGACGGCTGGCCTGTGCATATCACCTGGGCGGCGATGGCGCTCGGCATCATGGCTTACGGATCGGGGCGGGTCTCGCTCGACCACCTGATCGGCCGGGCACTTGGCCACGCCGCGGAGATGCGCTGA
- a CDS encoding class I SAM-dependent methyltransferase: protein MSNADKVFAGSVPGIYDTYFVPLIFSDYADDMARRVAALSPSAVLETAAGTGAVTRAIAAALPHGFRYVATDLNEPMLAIAAQRQGEDQRISWRQADASALPFDDAEFDTVCCQFGAMFFPDRVKAYAEAKRVLEPNGTFLFNVWDRIEENVFAHDVTMALGKLFPDDPPRFMARTPHGYCDQAIIRADLERAGFGPVSIEIRPALSRAPTPDLVAFAYCQGTPLRGEIEARDASKLQAATDAVAEAIRKRHGSGPVEAKIQALVITARP from the coding sequence ATGTCCAATGCCGATAAGGTCTTTGCCGGCTCGGTCCCGGGGATCTACGACACCTATTTCGTTCCGCTGATCTTCTCCGACTACGCCGACGATATGGCAAGGCGCGTGGCGGCGCTCTCACCCTCGGCCGTGCTCGAAACTGCCGCAGGGACCGGCGCGGTGACGCGCGCAATAGCCGCCGCGCTGCCTCACGGCTTCCGCTACGTTGCGACCGACCTGAACGAGCCGATGCTTGCGATCGCGGCGCAGCGCCAGGGCGAGGACCAACGCATTTCCTGGCGCCAGGCGGACGCATCGGCCTTGCCGTTCGATGATGCCGAGTTCGACACGGTCTGCTGCCAATTCGGTGCCATGTTCTTTCCGGATCGCGTCAAAGCCTATGCGGAGGCAAAGCGCGTCCTGGAACCGAATGGCACGTTCCTGTTCAATGTCTGGGACCGCATCGAGGAGAACGTGTTCGCGCACGATGTCACGATGGCTCTCGGCAAGCTGTTTCCCGACGATCCACCCCGCTTCATGGCCCGGACGCCGCACGGCTACTGCGACCAGGCGATCATCAGAGCCGACCTGGAACGCGCAGGTTTTGGCCCTGTCTCGATCGAGATACGGCCGGCGCTAAGCCGCGCGCCGACGCCCGACCTTGTGGCGTTCGCCTACTGCCAAGGAACGCCGCTGCGCGGCGAGATCGAGGCAAGGGATGCGAGCAAACTTCAGGCTGCGACCGATGCCGTTGCCGAGGCAATCCGAAAGCGTCACGGATCCGGACCGGTCGAGGCCAAGATTCAAGCCCTGGTGATCACGGCGCGGCCGTAA
- a CDS encoding L,D-transpeptidase has product MNDRLTTAQSTVTKRRWGPVGIAALAALAALAGSPGSAAAKQAHQPLEAVAQREAGEPIMAIVSIKSQQVTFYDADGWILRAPVSTGTTGRETPAGVFAVIEKDKDHHSTMYDDAWMPNMQRITWNGIALHGGPLPGYAASHGCVRMPFGFAENLFDKTNIGMRVIISPNDAAPVDFSHPALFVPSKDAIAAAPARADKLSAEAEEATRAADEAKKAAAAAAKDAQSLPASLRKLEQQKARADAENAYADKLVANARNDQAKAKADELKLKAAAKAADAATQLDAAKAAAQPKRDAVAATKEAAKAAATRKADAVKAATDAKLALEPVSVYISRATQKLYVRRNTHKPAPDGGGEVFDTSIEVPVTIRNPDQPLGTHIFTAMAKNDSGLRWSVVSIDDGDNARDALDRITIPQEVLDRIAPTALPRSSIIISDEPLSAETNYRTEFVAVLSNHPQGGFITRKPTAPPMDVASSDGWDNGGNGFGFFFQPREPYPQPVNPHRRGGQYQYYQPAQPMQRSFW; this is encoded by the coding sequence ATGAACGACCGATTGACGACGGCGCAGTCCACCGTGACGAAGCGGCGCTGGGGGCCAGTCGGCATTGCGGCGCTGGCCGCGCTGGCCGCGCTGGCCGGGTCGCCCGGCAGCGCTGCGGCCAAGCAGGCGCATCAGCCCCTCGAAGCGGTGGCGCAGCGCGAAGCCGGCGAGCCGATCATGGCAATCGTGTCGATCAAGAGCCAGCAGGTCACCTTCTACGACGCCGACGGCTGGATCCTGCGTGCGCCGGTCTCGACCGGAACCACCGGCCGCGAGACGCCCGCCGGCGTCTTCGCGGTGATCGAGAAGGACAAGGACCATCATTCGACCATGTATGACGATGCCTGGATGCCGAACATGCAGCGCATCACCTGGAACGGCATCGCGCTGCACGGCGGGCCGCTGCCCGGCTATGCGGCCTCGCACGGCTGCGTGCGGATGCCGTTCGGCTTCGCCGAGAATCTGTTTGACAAGACGAACATCGGGATGCGGGTGATCATTTCGCCGAACGACGCCGCTCCGGTCGATTTCTCGCATCCCGCGCTGTTCGTGCCGAGCAAGGATGCCATTGCGGCAGCCCCGGCGCGCGCCGACAAGCTCTCCGCCGAGGCCGAGGAGGCCACGAGAGCTGCCGACGAGGCCAAGAAGGCCGCCGCCGCGGCAGCGAAAGACGCTCAATCGCTCCCCGCGTCGCTGCGCAAGCTGGAGCAGCAGAAGGCCCGCGCCGACGCCGAAAACGCCTATGCCGACAAGTTGGTTGCGAATGCCAGGAACGACCAGGCCAAGGCAAAGGCCGACGAGTTGAAGCTCAAGGCCGCGGCTAAGGCAGCCGATGCCGCAACCCAGCTCGATGCCGCCAAGGCTGCCGCGCAGCCGAAGCGCGATGCGGTTGCCGCTACAAAGGAGGCCGCCAAGGCCGCCGCGACCAGGAAGGCCGACGCCGTCAAAGCAGCGACCGATGCAAAGCTCGCGCTCGAGCCGGTCTCGGTCTACATCAGCCGCGCAACCCAGAAGCTTTACGTACGGCGCAATACCCACAAGCCGGCGCCGGACGGTGGCGGCGAGGTGTTCGATACCAGCATCGAGGTCCCCGTCACGATCCGCAATCCCGACCAGCCGCTCGGCACGCATATCTTCACGGCGATGGCGAAAAATGATTCGGGCCTGCGCTGGAGCGTTGTCAGCATTGATGACGGCGACAACGCCAGGGACGCGCTCGATCGCATCACCATTCCGCAGGAGGTGCTCGATCGCATCGCACCGACGGCGTTGCCGCGCTCCTCGATCATCATCTCGGACGAGCCGCTGAGCGCCGAGACCAACTACCGCACCGAATTCGTCGCGGTGCTGAGCAACCATCCGCAGGGCGGCTTCATCACGCGCAAGCCGACCGCGCCTCCGATGGACGTCGCGAGCAGCGACGGCTGGGACAATGGCGGCAACGGCTTCGGCTTCTTCTTCCAGCCGCGCGAGCCCTACCCGCAGCCCGTCAATCCGCACCGCCGCGGCGGCCAGTACCAGTACTATCAACCGGCGCAGCCGATGCAGCGGAGCTTTTGGTAG
- a CDS encoding lipopolysaccharide biosynthesis protein, giving the protein MLNRHFSIYLVAHILPAAVGFFAVTAYTRLLTPAEYGVYVVGTSIAGILGAIFFVWIKLSVSRYQAMSSEVDFRGTAMVAFALTVVAMCAATPLVFLFRSDVSVELVLASMFVAIMSNAVDVGQEFERAKLRPYRFAMISIVRSVSSVGFGLLGIWLGWGGMGLLAAFGLGSLTGIVLNLVGDRTKIARFSRSQFTQLARYGLPLTLAGLSVALYSTSDRLIVAWLLGKDAAGIFGVAADLPRQFMVMIAGSVAAATVPLVFRSLSEKNNDATRERLTESLELLLVVVAPVAVWLALAADQVAGTLVGVDFRAGVSALLPILVLARFFGIANQFYVQISFQLAERPFMLAAQSFVTLVVSVALMFGLVAGYGLYGAALATLATEAIGLVVALTLMHRAHPVPFEINRLAGVAISAAAMAGAILAARSQVTGTGFLSLVVVSVAGGLAYAAAAWLLNVANVRTLSLRFVRTFNRKALGV; this is encoded by the coding sequence ATGCTGAATCGCCATTTCTCCATCTATCTTGTCGCCCATATCCTGCCTGCGGCGGTGGGCTTCTTCGCGGTCACCGCCTACACGCGGCTGCTGACGCCGGCGGAGTATGGCGTCTACGTCGTCGGCACCAGCATTGCCGGAATTCTGGGCGCGATCTTCTTCGTCTGGATCAAGCTGTCGGTGTCGCGCTACCAGGCGATGTCGTCGGAGGTCGATTTTCGCGGCACAGCGATGGTCGCGTTCGCGCTGACGGTCGTTGCCATGTGCGCCGCGACCCCGCTGGTGTTCCTGTTCCGCAGCGACGTCAGTGTCGAGCTGGTGCTCGCCAGCATGTTCGTCGCGATCATGTCGAATGCGGTCGATGTCGGCCAGGAGTTCGAGCGCGCCAAGCTGCGCCCCTATCGCTTCGCGATGATCTCGATCGTACGCAGCGTGTCGAGCGTCGGCTTCGGCCTGCTTGGCATCTGGCTGGGCTGGGGCGGCATGGGCCTGCTCGCGGCGTTCGGCCTGGGCTCACTGACCGGCATCGTTCTCAATCTCGTCGGCGATCGCACCAAGATCGCGCGCTTTTCACGCAGCCAGTTCACGCAACTCGCGCGCTACGGCCTGCCGCTGACGCTGGCAGGCCTTTCTGTCGCGCTCTACTCGACCAGCGACCGGCTCATCGTCGCCTGGCTGCTCGGCAAGGATGCCGCCGGCATCTTTGGCGTGGCCGCCGACCTGCCGCGTCAGTTCATGGTCATGATCGCCGGCAGCGTTGCAGCGGCCACCGTGCCGCTGGTGTTCCGCTCGCTGTCGGAGAAAAACAACGACGCGACGCGGGAGCGGTTGACCGAGAGCCTCGAACTGCTGCTCGTCGTCGTCGCGCCGGTTGCGGTCTGGCTTGCGCTCGCGGCGGATCAGGTGGCAGGCACGCTCGTCGGCGTCGATTTTCGCGCCGGCGTGTCGGCGCTATTGCCGATTCTGGTGCTCGCTCGCTTCTTCGGCATCGCCAATCAGTTCTATGTGCAGATCAGCTTCCAGCTTGCCGAGCGGCCGTTCATGCTGGCGGCGCAGTCGTTTGTCACGCTGGTCGTGAGCGTGGCCTTGATGTTCGGGCTGGTGGCGGGCTACGGCCTCTACGGCGCGGCGCTGGCGACGCTTGCGACCGAGGCCATCGGCCTGGTCGTTGCGTTGACCCTGATGCACCGCGCCCATCCCGTGCCGTTCGAAATCAACCGGCTCGCCGGCGTCGCCATCTCGGCCGCAGCGATGGCCGGCGCGATCCTCGCTGCACGGTCGCAGGTCACTGGCACCGGTTTCCTCTCGCTCGTCGTGGTGAGCGTCGCGGGCGGCCTCGCTTACGCAGCTGCGGCGTGGCTGCTCAACGTCGCGAATGTGCGCACCCTGTCCCTGCGCTTCGTGCGAACCTTCAATCGCAAGGCGCTGGGCGTTTAG
- a CDS encoding glycosyltransferase family 1 protein, translated as MDVVERVRANPASLPHGGTDASLVPAAPVDGRERMTLNLFFEERDDRWFPGDRHVRPLLRRMLLGKSWISGQRRVFLNLCAGLDRVGIRYRVNDYGYIRKHPEELACIIGRPFVLDWFAWQNPLLLGVAMYNHPVDAPEHLKDLHTRTILVPCDWYAEMCRPYWPHVEVWPVGIETDLWTETAAEQKSVDVLLYDKVRWEHERYAGELIEPIRKHLEASGRSVELIRYGHYMEDDYRAALARCRSMVFLCEHESQGIACQQALSSGVPVFAWNRGGPWQDPEYFPNKVRYEGGVSSVPYFDARCGRTFIDANGFVSGWSEFWSQVSAGDFAPRDYVMDNLTLEKGALHYYGIAEAAMQRQAR; from the coding sequence ATGGACGTTGTCGAACGTGTAAGGGCAAACCCTGCCTCCCTGCCCCATGGCGGAACGGATGCGTCCCTGGTCCCGGCGGCCCCTGTGGACGGGCGCGAGCGGATGACACTCAATTTGTTCTTCGAGGAGCGGGACGACCGCTGGTTTCCGGGCGACCGCCACGTCCGGCCGCTGCTGCGGCGGATGCTGCTCGGAAAATCCTGGATCAGTGGCCAGCGCCGCGTGTTCCTCAATCTCTGTGCCGGGCTCGACCGGGTCGGCATCCGCTACCGGGTCAACGATTACGGCTACATTCGCAAGCATCCGGAGGAATTGGCCTGCATCATCGGGCGTCCCTTCGTGCTCGACTGGTTCGCGTGGCAAAATCCGCTTCTGCTCGGGGTCGCCATGTACAACCATCCCGTGGATGCACCGGAGCATCTGAAGGACTTGCACACCAGGACCATCCTTGTGCCCTGCGACTGGTATGCGGAGATGTGCCGGCCGTACTGGCCGCATGTCGAGGTCTGGCCGGTCGGCATCGAAACCGATCTGTGGACTGAGACCGCCGCCGAGCAGAAGAGCGTCGATGTGCTGCTCTATGACAAGGTGCGCTGGGAACACGAGCGCTACGCGGGCGAACTGATCGAACCGATCCGTAAGCATCTCGAAGCCAGCGGCCGCTCGGTCGAATTGATCCGCTACGGTCACTACATGGAAGACGACTACAGAGCGGCGCTGGCGCGCTGCCGCAGCATGGTGTTCCTGTGCGAGCATGAGAGCCAGGGCATCGCCTGCCAACAGGCGCTGTCGAGCGGCGTGCCCGTGTTCGCGTGGAATCGCGGCGGCCCGTGGCAGGATCCGGAGTATTTTCCGAACAAGGTGAGATACGAAGGCGGCGTGTCCTCGGTGCCCTATTTCGACGCACGTTGCGGCCGCACGTTCATCGACGCGAACGGCTTCGTCTCCGGCTGGAGCGAGTTCTGGTCGCAGGTCAGCGCCGGCGACTTCGCACCTCGCGATTATGTGATGGACAATCTCACGCTCGAGAAGGGCGCGCTGCACTATTACGGGATCGCTGAAGCGGCGATGCAGCGTCAGGCGCGCTGA
- a CDS encoding endo-1,4-beta-xylanase produces the protein MVKLDRRDFLLGSAATLAAGASASALPASKLAQRRPGYGAAATLWDLQADPRLGEAISTYCTQVVPVLELKWPMLRPDAHTFAFERADAVYDFAVNNDLTMRGHTLAWYHDIPDWTKQIKDSKGVERAYVDHINTVVSYYKDKLTSWDVVNEPIPDNPKTVTDRRDTFWTQHLGDRWIPLAFRTAAAADPYVKLAINEYDIDRRRILFIAKRAAYRNLIMSLLDQGVPLHAVGLQSHLHAELEIDTHGLAEFVTELRAWGLEVYVTELDVDDQKLTGSPSERDAIVAKRVDDLLTAIATSGPVRSILTWGISDRYSWLNRTVAGKEKQPSRPLPLDGEFKPKPFMDVISRFTKDV, from the coding sequence ATGGTGAAACTCGACAGACGCGATTTTCTGCTCGGCAGCGCTGCCACGCTCGCAGCGGGCGCGTCGGCGTCGGCACTTCCGGCCTCGAAACTTGCGCAGCGCCGTCCGGGCTATGGCGCCGCCGCCACGCTCTGGGACCTGCAGGCCGATCCGCGGCTCGGTGAGGCGATCAGCACCTATTGCACCCAGGTGGTGCCGGTGCTCGAACTGAAATGGCCGATGCTGCGGCCGGACGCGCACACGTTCGCCTTCGAGCGCGCCGATGCCGTCTATGATTTCGCGGTGAACAACGACCTGACCATGCGCGGCCACACGCTCGCCTGGTATCACGACATTCCGGACTGGACCAAGCAGATCAAGGATTCGAAAGGCGTCGAGCGCGCCTACGTCGACCACATCAACACCGTCGTGTCCTACTACAAGGACAAGCTGACCTCGTGGGACGTCGTCAACGAGCCCATCCCCGACAATCCCAAAACCGTCACCGACCGGCGCGACACGTTCTGGACGCAGCATCTCGGCGACCGCTGGATTCCGCTCGCCTTCCGCACCGCAGCGGCAGCCGACCCCTACGTCAAGCTCGCGATCAACGAATACGATATCGATCGGCGAAGGATTCTGTTCATCGCCAAGCGCGCGGCCTACCGCAATCTCATCATGAGCCTGCTCGACCAGGGCGTGCCGCTGCACGCGGTCGGACTGCAGTCGCATCTGCATGCCGAACTCGAGATCGACACCCATGGGCTCGCCGAGTTCGTGACCGAGCTGCGCGCGTGGGGCCTGGAGGTGTACGTCACCGAACTCGACGTCGACGATCAGAAGCTGACAGGAAGTCCTTCGGAGCGCGATGCCATCGTCGCCAAGCGCGTCGATGATCTCTTGACGGCGATTGCGACCAGCGGGCCGGTGCGTTCGATCCTGACCTGGGGCATTTCCGATCGTTACAGCTGGCTCAACCGCACCGTCGCCGGGAAGGAGAAGCAACCGAGCCGTCCGCTGCCGCTCGATGGCGAGTTCAAGCCGAAGCCGTTCATGGATGTGATCAGCAGGTTCACGAAAGACGTCTAA
- a CDS encoding glycosyltransferase family A protein, whose protein sequence is MHPLDVRHAVHTLPHQLEVWGDQVDRIVFTVDTRRSKSGRYSGNAYDESRRGLFALLEAIARQSSKAEIAEVDYSPAALESVRQRYFSTSRAYPEKAFDGGPFHAYFYGLLKADAEYVVHMDSDMLFGGGSQVWLEEAIGWLRTTPDTLFAGPLPGPPRADGTLGDLHGSFPGLTGIRPPERLAAAYPAYRFRSVSTRIFVIDQARFDASIGALDLVRPNLRRRIRARLFRQSPLSMPAEEILTAAMMSKGLSRIDFLGSGAGIYSLHPPYRTDAFYRELPHLISRIVAGAIPEAQRGDYDVNSSMFDWTEALRQKTAGRRLARAARALLSS, encoded by the coding sequence TTGCATCCGCTGGACGTGCGCCATGCGGTCCACACGCTTCCGCATCAGCTTGAGGTATGGGGCGATCAGGTCGATCGTATCGTGTTCACAGTCGACACCAGGCGGAGCAAGAGCGGCCGCTACAGCGGCAATGCTTATGACGAGAGCCGCAGAGGCCTGTTCGCGCTCCTCGAGGCCATCGCGCGGCAATCGTCGAAGGCGGAAATTGCCGAAGTCGACTATTCGCCGGCGGCGCTTGAGTCCGTTCGGCAGCGCTACTTCTCCACAAGCCGCGCTTATCCGGAAAAGGCCTTCGATGGCGGACCGTTCCATGCCTATTTCTACGGTCTGCTGAAGGCGGATGCGGAATATGTGGTGCATATGGACAGCGACATGCTGTTTGGCGGCGGCAGCCAGGTCTGGCTCGAGGAGGCGATCGGCTGGCTGAGGACGACGCCGGATACGCTGTTCGCCGGACCACTCCCGGGTCCGCCTCGCGCTGACGGGACACTCGGCGATTTGCATGGATCGTTTCCGGGGTTGACCGGTATCCGACCGCCCGAGCGGTTGGCCGCCGCTTACCCGGCCTACCGCTTTCGCAGCGTGAGCACGCGGATCTTCGTCATCGATCAAGCCCGGTTCGATGCATCGATCGGGGCGCTGGACTTGGTGCGTCCGAATCTCAGACGCCGGATCCGCGCTCGATTGTTTCGCCAGTCGCCGCTGTCGATGCCAGCCGAGGAGATTCTTACAGCAGCCATGATGAGCAAGGGACTGTCCCGAATCGACTTTCTCGGTTCAGGAGCCGGGATCTACTCGCTCCATCCACCGTATCGCACGGACGCATTCTATCGGGAATTGCCGCACTTGATCTCACGCATCGTGGCCGGCGCGATACCGGAAGCTCAACGGGGCGACTATGATGTCAATTCAAGTATGTTCGACTGGACCGAGGCACTTCGGCAGAAGACCGCCGGTCGTCGCCTTGCCCGCGCCGCGCGCGCGCTGCTGTCGAGTTAA